One Capsicum annuum cultivar UCD-10X-F1 chromosome 2, UCD10Xv1.1, whole genome shotgun sequence genomic window carries:
- the LOC107860863 gene encoding NAP1-related protein 1, producing MEGDNTSMEPKSQKGSVFTSSFDWELDIKTMAEDIHSVVKAMVWIMGSHNKTTLLQFVSLLKSLKIQKKFMTFVIRVLNEEYASEQEEHEALEKIWNLKKEHMELITDARADLNKKRTNPWSDELSKNMGKHKQKKKQRKIKKLVEEDENNIIDDGNHLVQCIEKLQELQEELEKINEEKSVELLKVEQKYNRIRKPVYERRTNIIRDIPAFWSTAFLKHSILGGLVSTEEDHKIFKFLSSITVEQSEDVKSGYTIIFDFEPNVYFENRKLWKTYTFLEENGHTKITTSSIQWVDDKGVDDDSFFRWFNEVTEHDEIGEAIKDLWCDPLSCFHHEENEEGGDDVAVKDSKDDVVEDTEDAEQDI from the exons ATGGAAGGTGACAATACGTCGATGGAACCAAAAAGCCAAAAAGGGAGTGTCTTTACATCATCATTTGATTGGGAATTGGACATAAAAACCATGGCTGAAGACATACATTCAGTTGTCAAAGCCATGGTGTGGATCATGGGAAGTCATAACAAGACAACTCTTCTTCAATTTGTATCGCTCTTGAAGAGCCTGAAGATTCAGAAAAAATTCATGACGTTTGTTATCAGGGTTCTTAACGAA GAGTATGCGTCTGAGCAAGAAGAACATGAAGCATTGGAAAAGATTTGGAATTTGAAGAAGGAACATATGGAACTGATTACGGATGCACGTGCCGATTTGAACAAGAAG AGAACTAATCCTTGGAGTGAcgaattatcaaaaaatatggGGAAGCACAAACAAAAGAAGAAGCAgaggaaaataaagaaattagttGAGGAAGATGAAAACAACATTATTGATGATGGAAATCATTTGGTACAGTGCATTGAAAAATTGCAAGAGTTACAAGAGGAGTTGGagaaaattaatgaagaaaagaGTGTTGAGTTGTTGAAAGTTGAACAAAAGTATAATCGGATCCGCAAGCCGGTCTATGAGAGGAGGACAAATATTATTAGAGATATTCCCGCCTTCTGGTCAACGGCCTTTTTGAAGCATTCTATACTAGGTGGACTTGTATCCACTGAAGAGGACCACAAGATTTTCAAGTTTCTAAGTTCAATAACTGTGGAACAATCAGAAGATGTCAAATCGGGTTATACCATTATCTTCGACTTTGAACCAAATGTTTATTTTGAGAATAGGAAGCTTTGGAAAACGTATACCTTCCTTGAAGAAAATGGACATACTAAAATTACTACATCATCAATTCAATGGGTAGACGACAAGGGAGTTGATGACGATAGTTTCTTTAGGTGGTTCAATGAAGTTACTGAACATGATGAAATTGGTGAGGCAATTAAGGATCTATGGTGTGATCCTCTCTCTTGTTTTCAtcatgaagaaaatgaagaaggcGGTGATGATGTGGCAGTGAAGGACTCTAAAGATGATGTAGTGGAGGATACTGAAGATGCGGAACAAGATATTTAA